A genomic window from Chaetodon auriga isolate fChaAug3 chromosome 13, fChaAug3.hap1, whole genome shotgun sequence includes:
- the aff3 gene encoding uncharacterized protein aff3, with the protein MPTVHGGKGKLSVVCFLLRCAYSQVTRSQLNSCAKDILEDMTQSWPSQQALGGDQAQRILYNSKEAKLPSTQQRQSRGDVQLRMTRHPHVAPHKSMLADDLKLSSDDDDTQRETRESDSWGEHSLSAQQAHTHGRRVRHSSSDSSGSDCSAESGSSSLHSRSPSRSPEVPPGPSSLANTQPPCSIKETDHPSAAQWQLDKWLKKKSARSEQDPSQSIPGRFPSPHTQRAPSPARSWDSNQEYSPSQSPILSPQFHYSDNNSPLPSPGYSYCPSPSPFTSTCPSPSPSPRHSPIPSPAPSVCPSPHGSRSPSPILRDPPRSPSPSLPAPPSRVRHYPEAQSQNQTQSLTTTPHRTKIRSWIAPLPNTDTKCKPTNTTHRQPAHQHKPKPRPTQNQDQSKSKASAALNSNQSHSLKSRPKPNFHPSSKQPSEAPKAKHTPHFEQNQSSRSNHNSNHKPRPSLPSGSQHSPTRAKYLAPTSRETNARHSSHPQSTSKAPTNSSTGLNSQSSPSLKPRDKSWEAKAPTPVHVNHTKTKQKRPQSKEQEVEHHHLAREEGRKQERKEDRHREKHQGRHERKEDRRLAEEQLLRRPWIQSSADEEEEEEEEERVIERQRKKREETARGENSRRREQQHRHEWQTVQAKQRLPTNSDRHRPQDDSRHKGRTRKGDRSEEEREDRSPPPSRSPTPHRPSSSSSSSSSSNSDSESEQQVAITKVPADSTSHKRLAKRGQQGSGTTDANRPKVVHPRGPATGNPSEGQQSEGKQKLYTLVPFGRGEKATAPSQRGLRNLVVQIDLCLLKRVPDSAASSTVNKPSSSSSSSSTKDKQREAMKHLYVPETVSKDGKRKRKLENGVSHRESKRSIPYTNDLSGRTDSSSHTAEHTFVTETTHNGYLEEYLDSKRPLTPLSPLSDSTESTKPSSKTKTSEQHHVHVHKNRDKNRDSAIKPKMEVECVKVSRQPQTPSESWGPAGHKGVVANHETPHHAEYYLHEAKRMKHRADAMVDKLGKAVNYIDAALSFMECGKAMEEGPLEAKSPYAMYSETVELIRYAMRLKSHSGPGARQEDKQLAVLCFRCLALLYWQMFRLKKDHALKYSKVLLDYFKSSSKVPSTPPCWNDCGKGTGGPPSSLSPNAKHLRQGSNGGNNLPSLISIPQRIHQMAASHLNITNSVLFSYEYWEVADNLAKENKEFFNYLNTLSGPLTLHSSIAHAVQYTRQALQWIRISAKLN; encoded by the exons GAAACTCGTGAGTCCGATTCCTGGGGTGAACACAG cCTGTCAGCACAGCAAGCGCACACACATGGCAGGCGGGTGAGACATTCCAGCTCAGACTCTTCAGGCTCAGACTGCTCCGCCGAGTCGGGCAGCAGTAGCCTTCACTCCCGGAGCCCCAGCCGGAGCCCAGAAGTTCCCCCAGGGCCTTCGTCACTCGCCAACACGCAGCCGCCGTGCAGCATCAAGGAG ACTGACCACCCCTCTGCTGCCCAGTGGCAGCTGGATAAATGGCTGAAGAAAAAATCTGCCCGCAGTGAACAGGATCCCTCCCAGAGCATTCCAGGGCGCTTTCCCTCTCCCCACACCCAACGAGCCCCATCTCCAGCCAGGTCCTGGGACAGCAATCAGGAGTACAGCCCCAGCCAAAGCCCTATTCTCAGCCCACAGTTCCATTACAGTGACAACAACAGCCCCCTACCCAGTCCTGGTTACAGCTACTGCCCCAGCCCCAGCCCATTCACCAGCACCTGCCCAAGTCCCAGCCCTAGCCCAAGGCACAGCCCGATCCCCAGTCCAGCTCCAAGTGTTTGCCCCAGTCCGCATGGGAGCCGTAGCCCTAGCCCTATACTTAGAGACCCTCCAAGAAGCCCCAGTCCCAGCCTGCCTGCTCCTCCTTCCAGGGTTCGTCACTACCCTGAGGCTCAGAGTCAGAACCAAACACAAAGCTTAACAACCACTCCCCACAGGACAAAAATTAGGTCATGGATTGCCCCATTGCCCAACACTGACACCAAGTGCAAACCTACAAACACCACTCATCGTCAGCCAGCTCATCAGCACAAGCCCAAGCCTCGGCCCACGCAGAATCAAGACCAAAGCAAGTCCAaggcctctgctgctctgaactCTAACCAGAGTCACAGCCTCAAATCCAGACCCAAGCCTAACTTCCATCCAAGCTCTAAACAGCCCTCTGAGGCTCccaaagccaaacacacaccacattttGAGCAAAACCAGAGTAGCAGATCCAACCACAACTCCAACCACAAGCCCCGGCCTTCGCTTCCATCCGGCTCACAACATAGCCCCACAAGAGCAAAGTACTTAGCTCCCACTAGTCGTGAAACTAACGCTCGTCATAGTTCTCATCCCCAATCTACCTCCAAAGCTCCGACTAATTCTAGTACTGGGCTGAACTCTCAATCAAGTCCTAGCCTTAAACCTAGAGACAAGTCTTGGGAGGCAAAAGCGCCAACTCCTGTTCATGTTAACcatacaaaaacaaagcagaagagACCCCAGTCCAAGGAGCAAGAGGTGGAACACCATCATCTGGCCCGAGAAGAGgggagaaaacaagagagaaaagaggacagacaTCGGGAAAAACACCAAGGGAGACACGAGAGAAAGGAAGACAGGAGGCTGGCggaggagcagctgctgagacGTCCCTGGATCCAGAGTTCGgcagacgaggaggaggaggaggaagaggaggagcgagtgatagagaggcagaggaagaagagagaggagacagcaagaggggaaaacagcaggaggagggagcagcaACATAGACACGAATGGCAAACAGTCCAGGCCAAACAGAGACTGCCTACCAACAGCGATCGACACCGCCCTCAAGACGACTCGCGCCACAAGGGGCGGACAAGAAAGGGagacaggagtgaggaggagagagaagaccGTTCGCCTCCTCCGTCACGTTCCCCAACTCCTCACAGaccatcctcctcatcctcttcctcctcatcatcaaaTTCAGATTCAGAGTCTGAACAACAGGTTGCCATCACCAAAGTTCCTGCAGACTCTACCTCTCACAAAAGACTCGCCAAGAGAGGGCAGCAAGGCTCAGGCACAACTGATGCCAACAGGCCAAAGGTGGTGCACCCCAGAGGGCCCGCCACAGGTAATCCAAGTGAAGGGCAGCAGAGTGAGGGGAAGCAAAAACTCTACACCCTGGTCCCCTTTGGCCGAGGTGAGAAGGCTACAGCACCTTCCCAGCGAGGGCTTAGAAATCTGGTGGTGCAGATAGACCTCTGTCTTCTCAAAAGGGTCCCGGACAGCGCTGCCAGCTCTACTGTGAACAAgccgtcctcttcctcctcctcttcatcaaccAAGGACAAGCAAAGAGAGGCTATGAAACACCTGTATGTCCCCGAGACTGTGAGCAAAGACGGCAAAAGGAAACGCAAG CTGGAGAATGGTgtgtcacacagagagagcaagagaagtATTCCTTATACAAATGACCTCTCAGGCCGCACAGACTCTTCATCTCACACAGCTGAGCACACCTTTGTGACTGAGACCACACACAATGG GTACTTGGAGGAGTACTTGGACAGCAAGAGGCCATTGACTCCCCTGTCTCCACTGTCCGACAGCACCGAGTCCACCAAGCCTTCCTCCAAAACAAAGACTTCAGAGCAGCATCACGTCCATGTCCACAAGAACAGAGACAAGAATAGAGATTCTGCTATAAAG CCCAAGATGGAGGTGGAATGTGTAAAAGTGTCGAGACAGCCCCAAACCCCATCCGAGTCCTGGGGCCCTGCAGGACACAAGGGGGTGGTGGCAAACCATGAAAC GCCTCACCATGCTGAGTACTACTTACATGAAGCTAAGAGGATGAAGCACCGTGCAGACGCAATG GTGGACAAGCTGGGGAAGGCTGTGAACTATATTGACGCTGCTCTCTCCTTCATGGAATGTGGGAAAGCAATGGAGGAAGGGCCACTCGAGGCAAAGTCTCCTTATGCCATGTACTCAGAGACAGTGGAGCTTATTAG GTACGCAATGAGACTGAAGAGCCACTCTGGCCCTGGAGcgagacaggaagacaaacagctggCGGTTCTGTG TTTCCGATGCCTTGCCCTCCTTTACTGGCAAATGTTTCGTTTAAAGAAGGACCATGCACTGAAATACTCCAAGGTTCTGCTGGACTACTTTAAG AGTTCTTCCAAAGTGCCTTCTACACCACCCTGCTGGAACGACTGTGGGAA GGGCACAGGAGGACCCCCATCTTCACTCTCACCCAATGCCAAACACCTCAGACAGGGTTCAAACGGGGGCAACAACTTACCCTCTCTCATAAGCATTCCCCAACGTATCCACCAGATGGCAGCAAGTCACCTGAACATTACCAACAGTGTCCTGTTCAGCTACGAGTACTGGGAGGTGGCAGACAACCTTGCAAAGGAGAATAAAG AGTTCTTCAACTACTTGAACACTTTGTCTGGGCCATTGACTCTGCACAGTAGCATCGCTCACGCGGTCCAATACACCAGACAGGCTCTTCAGTGGATACGCATCAGTGCCAAACTTAACTAA